Proteins from a genomic interval of Orbaceae bacterium lpD02:
- a CDS encoding tetratricopeptide repeat protein, with amino-acid sequence MPFIGIGLSTIIAICFAIHAIRSGQGYYWLFILFFFPFLGSIVYFFAIFLPSLRNTRSAYQIESKVRNILSPGKELKAAQDAIDISPTVDNQVRLAKALVDNNRPQEAIGYYQQALSGIYKTAPDILLAYAYALFKTNNYLEAKNTLEYLSQTNPNYRSDQRNLLYANTLAKLGEKEQAREQYKALIDYYPSLDALSQYLQTLVYWQEFTEAKKLIDDYERRLKLMPKHVKRLNSQWIKEIEELKTKLK; translated from the coding sequence ATGCCATTTATTGGAATTGGACTGAGTACTATTATTGCCATCTGCTTTGCGATACATGCAATACGATCTGGGCAAGGTTATTATTGGCTGTTTATCCTGTTTTTCTTCCCTTTTCTTGGTAGCATTGTCTATTTTTTTGCTATATTTCTGCCTTCGCTACGTAATACGCGTTCAGCTTATCAAATTGAATCTAAAGTTCGTAACATCTTAAGTCCTGGTAAAGAGTTGAAAGCAGCACAAGATGCAATTGACATATCACCAACTGTAGACAATCAAGTTCGCTTAGCAAAAGCCCTGGTTGATAACAACCGTCCGCAAGAAGCCATTGGTTATTATCAACAAGCATTATCGGGGATTTATAAAACGGCCCCAGATATTTTATTAGCCTATGCTTATGCCTTATTCAAAACCAATAATTACCTTGAAGCTAAAAATACCTTAGAATATTTAAGCCAAACCAATCCTAATTACCGTTCCGACCAACGTAATTTACTCTATGCTAATACCTTGGCGAAGTTAGGCGAAAAAGAACAAGCAAGAGAACAATATAAAGCATTAATCGATTATTACCCAAGTTTAGATGCATTATCGCAATATTTGCAAACATTAGTTTACTGGCAAGAATTTACCGAAGCTAAAAAACTAATCGATGATTATGAACGAAGATTAAAGCTGATGCCAAAACACGTTAAAAGACTTAATTCACAGTGGATCAAAGAGATTGAAGAGTTAAAAACCAAATTGAAATAA
- a CDS encoding PRD domain-containing protein, which translates to MKVHKILNNNVIVTLDKSNNELIIMGRGIAFKKKEGDIIDESLIEKQFSLNNKEALPRFAELLSEIPAEIITVSEIIINHAKSVLGEKLQDSIYISLTDHINFSIERHKQGFDIPNGFLWEIKKLYPKEFNIGEYALKIIKKRLGYDLPEDEAGFITFHIINAQLNDTMPNIVTLTKVMREILNIVKYHFKLEYDEESLTYQRFITHLKFFAQRVINGNFAASQDISLYEIVKEKYHQSYLCTKRIDLHLIQQYEHPLTDDESLYLTIHIERLRKELQNQTKLDKM; encoded by the coding sequence ATGAAAGTACATAAGATATTAAATAATAATGTAATTGTAACACTCGATAAATCAAATAATGAATTAATTATTATGGGTCGAGGCATTGCTTTTAAGAAAAAAGAAGGCGATATTATTGATGAGTCTTTAATTGAAAAGCAATTTTCACTTAATAATAAAGAGGCTCTACCTCGCTTTGCTGAACTGTTATCCGAAATCCCAGCCGAGATAATTACCGTCAGCGAAATAATTATCAACCATGCCAAATCGGTTCTTGGTGAAAAACTACAAGATAGTATTTACATCTCTCTCACCGACCATATCAATTTTTCAATTGAACGGCATAAACAAGGTTTTGATATTCCGAATGGATTTTTATGGGAAATTAAAAAGCTATACCCTAAAGAGTTCAACATTGGTGAATATGCTTTAAAAATCATTAAGAAGCGACTAGGTTATGATTTACCAGAGGATGAAGCTGGATTTATTACGTTTCATATTATTAATGCTCAACTAAATGATACCATGCCAAATATTGTCACGCTAACAAAAGTGATGCGTGAAATATTAAATATTGTTAAATATCATTTCAAATTGGAATATGATGAAGAAAGCTTAACCTATCAACGCTTTATTACTCATCTTAAATTTTTTGCCCAGCGAGTCATTAATGGTAATTTTGCCGCAAGCCAAGATATTTCTTTATATGAAATTGTGAAAGAGAAGTATCATCAATCTTACCTATGTACTAAACGCATTGATTTACATCTCATACAACAGTATGAGCACCCTTTAACTGATGATGAAAGCCTCTATTTAACAATACATATCGAACGTTTACGCAAAGAGCTACAGAATCAGACTAAATTAGATAAAATGTGA
- a CDS encoding beta-glucoside-specific PTS transporter subunit IIABC produces the protein MKNKELADAIIKNVGGDSNIISLVHCATRLRFVLKDNAIANAETLKKQKGVIMVVESGGQFQVVIGNNVSDVYNDILEIAKIDTDAKPTAAKNKQNILAKLIDIISGIFAPTLAVLVTAGILKGIVSLLVISNVITEQSPTYNILYAISDSAFYYLPIILGYCAVKKFGGNPFMGMALGGAMLHPGISGMLGGALQNTIDFFTIPVMLVPYQSSVIPVILAAWFYSLLEKNCNKIFHDSFKKFISPLCGLIITVPLTFIVIGPIATFLSNAVASGIMIVYQSSPVIASMILASVWQILVIFGIHWGMIPVFMNNIAVSGSDFIIPILIPAVFAQTGAAFGVMLRTKDKDLKALASSSVLSGLFGVTEPAIYGVNLPNKKPFIFGCVGAAIGGGVVGLYNTLIFSFGFPSVFTFIQLIPSSGIDATVYAAIIATIIAFVVATVLSYIWGLPKAVDASIAASDTQHVTAENEQIQAINISSPITGKCIALSQVNDPTFASELMGKGVAIIPSVGEVLAPEDGEVVSLFRTKHAIGFMTDSQVEILIHVGIDTVKLDGKYFAAHVEMGDKVKKGTKLVSFDIEKIKQAGFEISTPIIITNSDDYADVKSINSHEAIESGESLLALQPK, from the coding sequence ATGAAAAATAAAGAGCTGGCTGATGCAATCATTAAAAATGTCGGGGGCGATAGTAATATCATAAGCCTTGTTCATTGTGCAACTAGACTAAGATTTGTGCTTAAAGATAACGCTATCGCAAATGCTGAAACGCTAAAAAAACAAAAAGGCGTTATTATGGTGGTTGAAAGTGGCGGTCAGTTTCAGGTCGTCATTGGCAATAATGTAAGTGATGTTTATAACGATATCCTGGAAATCGCTAAAATTGATACTGACGCTAAACCAACCGCGGCAAAAAACAAACAGAATATTTTAGCTAAATTAATCGATATTATTTCAGGTATTTTTGCACCAACCTTAGCCGTTTTAGTTACGGCAGGTATTTTAAAAGGAATTGTTTCACTTCTCGTCATTAGTAATGTTATTACTGAACAATCACCAACCTATAATATTTTATATGCTATTTCTGATTCAGCATTTTATTACTTACCGATTATTTTAGGCTACTGTGCCGTTAAAAAATTTGGCGGTAACCCATTTATGGGTATGGCCTTAGGTGGAGCAATGCTTCATCCTGGAATTTCTGGCATGTTAGGCGGTGCACTACAAAATACTATTGATTTTTTTACAATTCCAGTCATGTTAGTTCCTTATCAATCATCAGTTATTCCAGTAATATTAGCTGCTTGGTTCTATTCATTGTTAGAAAAAAATTGTAATAAAATTTTTCATGATTCCTTTAAAAAATTTATCTCACCACTTTGTGGTTTGATCATTACCGTACCATTGACATTTATTGTTATAGGCCCGATTGCTACTTTTTTAAGTAATGCTGTTGCAAGCGGTATTATGATCGTTTATCAATCTAGCCCGGTTATTGCATCGATGATCCTTGCTTCGGTTTGGCAAATATTAGTCATCTTTGGCATTCATTGGGGAATGATCCCAGTATTTATGAATAATATTGCCGTGTCCGGATCTGATTTTATTATTCCAATCCTTATTCCTGCTGTATTTGCGCAAACCGGTGCGGCGTTTGGCGTAATGCTACGAACTAAAGATAAGGACTTAAAAGCATTAGCTAGCTCATCGGTGTTATCAGGATTGTTTGGTGTTACCGAGCCGGCAATTTATGGCGTTAATTTACCTAATAAAAAACCGTTTATTTTTGGCTGCGTAGGCGCTGCGATTGGAGGAGGCGTTGTTGGTTTATATAACACGCTGATTTTCTCTTTTGGTTTTCCAAGTGTATTTACTTTTATCCAGCTCATCCCGTCCAGCGGTATTGATGCGACGGTTTATGCGGCAATTATTGCAACGATTATTGCTTTTGTTGTTGCCACAGTGCTCAGTTATATTTGGGGCTTACCTAAAGCAGTCGATGCATCTATAGCGGCTAGCGATACTCAACACGTTACGGCTGAAAATGAACAGATACAAGCGATAAATATTAGTAGCCCAATCACGGGTAAATGTATCGCTTTATCGCAAGTCAATGATCCTACATTTGCGAGCGAATTAATGGGTAAAGGAGTTGCTATTATACCGAGTGTTGGGGAAGTGCTCGCGCCAGAAGATGGGGAAGTTGTATCACTGTTTAGAACCAAACATGCAATCGGCTTTATGACTGATTCTCAAGTTGAAATTTTAATTCATGTTGGAATCGATACGGTTAAGCTTGACGGAAAATATTTTGCAGCTCATGTTGAAATGGGCGATAAAGTAAAAAAAGGAACAAAACTGGTCAGCTTTGATATTGAGAAAATTAAACAGGCTGGCTTTGAAATATCGACACCAATTATTATTACCAATAGTGATGACTATGCCGATGTTAAGTCGATAAATAGCCACGAAGCAATTGAATCGGGTGAATCACTATTAGCATTACAACCAAAATAA
- a CDS encoding MFS transporter gives MFYDSAFRQKKIIIFTAFLISTFITGIAGALQSPTLSRFLSDEIKAAPILVGTFYSINAIASIIGSFLLAKYSDQKGQRRYIVIFCCCMGIFNSITFAFTRYYFILITVGVFFAALASAAMPQIFALAREYAIKTGRNVVAFNSLIRAQLSLAWVIGPPLSFALAINYGFTTMYLSATAMYLLAIIVIMLFLPSVERNPAPQYAATPALGDANEALIKNSSVVFLFLATVCMWTANMMYMIDMPLYVDKVLHLSSSLPGKMMGLAAGIEIPVMLIAGYLVPFIGKRNLIFFAVICGLLFYIGLIIFDNQFALLGLQIFNALFIGVVANIGIIYFQDLLPHSVGIASTLFTNAVTCSVIIGGLIQGIISDLYGHHAIYWIGLGMLIVSLVLCTQVKAVK, from the coding sequence ATGTTTTATGATTCAGCATTTCGACAGAAAAAAATAATAATTTTCACTGCATTTCTAATTAGCACTTTTATTACAGGTATAGCCGGCGCATTACAGTCGCCGACATTAAGTCGTTTTTTATCTGATGAAATTAAAGCTGCGCCTATCTTGGTGGGGACATTTTATTCTATAAATGCGATAGCGAGTATTATCGGTAGTTTTTTACTCGCTAAATATTCAGATCAAAAAGGCCAGCGGCGTTATATTGTTATATTTTGCTGCTGTATGGGCATTTTCAATAGCATTACGTTCGCTTTCACGCGTTACTATTTTATTTTAATTACTGTCGGTGTTTTCTTTGCGGCACTCGCTTCAGCCGCTATGCCGCAAATTTTTGCCTTAGCTCGGGAGTATGCGATAAAAACAGGACGTAATGTTGTGGCATTTAATTCTTTAATTAGAGCACAACTATCATTGGCATGGGTAATTGGTCCTCCGCTGTCATTCGCTTTAGCGATTAATTATGGGTTTACTACCATGTACTTAAGTGCTACGGCAATGTATCTATTGGCAATTATTGTCATTATGCTGTTCTTACCCTCGGTCGAACGTAATCCCGCTCCACAATATGCTGCAACACCAGCACTTGGCGATGCCAATGAAGCACTAATCAAAAATAGCAGTGTGGTGTTCCTCTTTTTGGCAACGGTATGTATGTGGACGGCTAACATGATGTATATGATTGATATGCCATTATACGTCGATAAAGTATTACATTTATCAAGCTCGTTACCAGGTAAGATGATGGGGCTGGCAGCTGGAATTGAAATTCCAGTTATGTTGATAGCGGGTTATTTAGTTCCTTTTATTGGCAAGCGTAATTTAATCTTTTTTGCTGTGATATGTGGATTGCTGTTTTATATTGGGCTGATTATTTTTGATAATCAATTTGCCTTGCTTGGATTACAAATTTTTAATGCCTTATTTATCGGTGTTGTTGCAAATATTGGCATTATCTATTTTCAGGATTTATTACCACATAGTGTTGGTATTGCATCGACGCTATTTACTAATGCCGTAACATGTAGTGTTATCATTGGCGGCTTAATTCAGGGCATTATTTCAGATCTTTATGGTCATCATGCCATTTATTGGATTGGGCTTGGTATGTTAATCGTTTCGTTAGTATTATGCACTCAGGTCAAAGCAGTTAAATAA
- a CDS encoding copper homeostasis protein CutC, with translation MKLEICCYSIDDVMIAQQNGADRIEFCAGRSDGGLTPSYGDLLQLSQLNLAIPIHPIIRPRGGDFYYSQTEISTMIHDIELVRELNFAGVVFGALTLSATLDIKNLSRLINAAKGLSLTFHRAFDVCKHPLMALQQLQTLGFHRLLTSGQKATATAGIKLIEQLNHYSEHLTIMPGCGVKSSNLQRFIDIGLSEFHSSATKVMPSPMLYQNSEVNMSHTKQNESLCYTIDSDEVKKMKKLMIKD, from the coding sequence ATGAAGCTTGAAATCTGCTGTTATAGCATTGATGACGTGATGATTGCTCAGCAAAACGGTGCTGATCGTATTGAGTTTTGTGCGGGCCGCAGCGATGGCGGCTTGACGCCAAGTTACGGCGATTTATTACAATTATCTCAACTAAATTTAGCCATTCCGATCCATCCAATCATTAGACCTCGAGGTGGAGACTTTTATTATAGCCAAACAGAGATTAGCACCATGATTCATGATATTGAACTGGTACGCGAGCTTAATTTTGCGGGTGTCGTGTTTGGCGCCTTGACACTATCGGCAACACTAGACATTAAAAACTTAAGTCGTTTAATCAATGCAGCTAAAGGTTTATCGCTTACCTTTCATCGTGCTTTTGACGTCTGTAAACATCCATTAATGGCGTTACAGCAACTACAAACATTAGGTTTTCATCGTTTACTAACATCGGGACAAAAAGCGACTGCCACAGCAGGAATTAAATTAATTGAACAGCTTAATCATTATAGCGAACATTTAACTATCATGCCCGGATGTGGCGTTAAATCGAGTAACCTACAACGCTTTATTGATATAGGCCTAAGTGAATTTCACTCATCGGCAACTAAAGTGATGCCATCGCCTATGTTGTATCAAAATAGTGAGGTGAACATGAGTCATACAAAACAAAATGAGTCGCTTTGTTACACAATAGATAGTGATGAAGTAAAAAAAATGAAAAAATTAATGATTAAAGACTAA
- the ascB gene encoding 6-phospho-beta-glucosidase, which yields MTIQFPQTFLWGGAIAANQVEGAYLEDGKGLSTSDCTPYGIFGDIIDRNQTNMTSIKDTAIDFYHRYPEDIALFAEMGFSCLRISIAWTRIFPNGDEDQPNEKGLEFYDKLIAEMIKHNIEPVITLSHYEMPYQLIKKYGGWGDRKLIDFFTNYAKTVFNRYQGKVKYWLTFNEINMSLHEPFTGVGLDRTSSKEQIYQAIHHQLVASARAVKLCHQIMPDAKIGNMLLGGLAYPLTPKPEDVWATHCENHGWLYFGDVQARGYYPSYMTRYFKENNINLEITDQDRQDLTETIDFISFSYYMSCCGTADDSLRQKGNILDMVPNPHLQASEWGWQIDPVGIRYLLNLLYERYQKPLFIVENGLGAKDNVEADGSINDDYRINYINDHLVQVHEAIKDGVELLGYTSWGPIDLISASKAETSKRYGFIYVDLNEDGTGTLNRSRKKSFYWYQSVIKSNGGTLK from the coding sequence ATGACTATACAATTTCCACAAACATTTCTTTGGGGTGGTGCTATCGCGGCAAACCAAGTTGAAGGTGCATATTTAGAGGATGGCAAAGGGCTATCCACCTCAGACTGTACGCCTTATGGCATTTTCGGCGACATTATTGATCGTAACCAAACGAACATGACAAGCATTAAAGATACTGCGATTGATTTTTATCACCGTTATCCTGAAGATATTGCTCTATTTGCCGAAATGGGCTTTAGCTGTTTACGAATTTCAATTGCTTGGACGCGAATATTTCCTAATGGCGATGAAGATCAGCCTAATGAAAAAGGACTTGAGTTTTACGACAAACTTATCGCTGAAATGATAAAACACAATATTGAACCAGTGATTACCTTGTCGCATTATGAAATGCCATACCAATTAATCAAAAAATATGGTGGTTGGGGAGATCGTAAACTTATTGATTTTTTCACAAATTATGCGAAAACGGTCTTTAATCGTTATCAAGGTAAGGTTAAATATTGGCTAACGTTTAATGAAATCAATATGTCATTACATGAACCGTTTACCGGTGTTGGTTTAGATCGAACGAGTAGCAAAGAGCAGATATACCAAGCTATTCATCACCAGCTTGTTGCTAGTGCAAGAGCGGTTAAATTATGTCATCAAATCATGCCTGATGCAAAAATTGGTAACATGCTACTTGGCGGCCTTGCCTACCCTCTTACCCCTAAACCAGAAGATGTTTGGGCTACCCATTGTGAAAATCATGGTTGGTTGTACTTTGGCGATGTACAGGCCCGTGGCTATTACCCTAGTTATATGACTCGTTATTTTAAAGAAAATAACATTAACCTTGAAATAACTGACCAAGATCGACAAGACCTAACCGAAACTATCGATTTTATCTCCTTTAGCTATTATATGAGCTGTTGTGGCACCGCTGATGACTCGCTACGTCAGAAAGGCAATATTTTAGATATGGTCCCTAATCCACACTTACAAGCCTCCGAATGGGGATGGCAAATCGATCCAGTTGGGATTCGTTATTTACTTAATTTACTCTATGAACGTTATCAAAAGCCGTTATTCATCGTTGAAAATGGATTAGGTGCTAAAGATAACGTTGAGGCCGATGGCTCGATCAACGATGATTACCGCATCAATTACATTAATGATCATCTGGTACAAGTACATGAAGCGATTAAAGATGGTGTTGAACTACTTGGCTACACTAGCTGGGGACCAATAGATTTAATTAGCGCTTCAAAAGCTGAAACATCAAAACGTTATGGCTTCATTTATGTAGACCTTAACGAAGACGGTACCGGCACATTAAATCGTAGCCGTAAAAAAAGCTTTTATTGGTACCAATCTGTGATTAAGTCTAATGGCGGTACCTTAAAATAA
- a CDS encoding aminoacyl-histidine dipeptidase: MISSLPPKSLWTIFDHICQIPHPSHHEQMITKYIVDFAATHKIDCQLDKVGNILLTKAASKGMEHYPSIALQAHMDMVPQKNENTIHDFLIDPIKPYIDGEWVKAQGTTLGADNGIGLASALAALIDPTIEHGPLEVLVTTSEETGMFGAFGLQPNWLKSRFLINTDSEKEGEIFTGCAGGVDFKSSFPITYAVIPDNQDTFLRLSLKGLKGGHSGCDIHLGRGNAIKLLIRFLAEYAQDIPFRLSNFSGGTLRNAIPREAFAEITLNRKDLPTFDTLIKQFQQILQNEFNHVEPNITLIYSELEKANVKRIITAEQQQKILNWLNSAPNGVVRMSNDIQGVVETSLNLGIVEIKDNQIAAYFLIRSQVDSAKDAVVSSLMSHSQLISANYEINGGYSGWTPNLESKLLKLAENRYRNIFDQNAKIMVIHAGLECGLFTKNYPYMDMISIGPTIVSPHSPDERVNIHSVEKYWQLLLSILKSADQLV, translated from the coding sequence ATGATTTCTTCTTTGCCACCAAAGTCACTTTGGACTATTTTTGACCATATTTGTCAAATTCCCCACCCTTCTCATCATGAACAGATGATCACTAAATATATCGTCGATTTTGCTGCAACTCATAAAATTGATTGCCAATTAGATAAAGTAGGCAATATTTTGTTAACCAAAGCGGCTAGCAAAGGAATGGAACATTATCCTTCTATCGCGCTCCAAGCTCATATGGATATGGTTCCGCAAAAAAATGAAAACACTATTCATGATTTTTTGATCGACCCAATTAAGCCCTACATCGATGGTGAATGGGTAAAAGCGCAAGGTACAACGCTTGGGGCGGATAATGGGATCGGGCTGGCCTCTGCGCTAGCCGCGTTAATCGATCCGACAATCGAACATGGTCCACTCGAAGTATTGGTAACCACCTCTGAAGAAACTGGCATGTTTGGTGCTTTTGGTTTACAACCTAATTGGTTAAAAAGTCGTTTTTTAATTAATACTGACTCAGAAAAAGAAGGCGAAATATTTACGGGTTGCGCTGGTGGAGTAGATTTTAAATCAAGTTTTCCAATTACCTATGCCGTTATTCCAGACAATCAGGACACATTTTTACGCCTATCACTAAAAGGATTGAAAGGCGGCCATTCAGGCTGTGACATCCATTTAGGTAGAGGCAATGCAATTAAATTGTTAATTCGCTTTTTAGCCGAATATGCACAAGATATCCCATTTAGGCTCTCTAACTTCTCTGGTGGAACCCTACGCAATGCAATTCCACGCGAAGCATTTGCTGAAATCACCCTCAATCGAAAAGACTTACCGACCTTCGATACGCTTATTAAGCAGTTTCAACAAATATTACAAAATGAATTTAACCATGTAGAACCGAATATTACGCTTATTTATAGTGAACTTGAAAAAGCTAACGTTAAGCGCATCATTACGGCGGAACAGCAGCAAAAAATACTGAATTGGCTAAATAGTGCGCCAAATGGCGTAGTTAGAATGAGTAATGATATCCAAGGCGTGGTTGAAACATCGTTAAATTTAGGAATTGTCGAGATCAAAGATAATCAAATCGCGGCTTATTTTTTAATTCGCTCGCAAGTTGATTCCGCCAAAGATGCGGTCGTGTCATCATTAATGTCTCATAGTCAATTAATCAGTGCTAATTATGAAATAAACGGCGGTTATTCCGGGTGGACGCCTAACCTAGAATCAAAGTTACTGAAACTGGCCGAAAATAGATATCGTAATATTTTTGACCAAAACGCTAAAATAATGGTGATCCATGCTGGGCTTGAATGTGGGTTATTCACCAAAAATTATCCCTATATGGATATGATTTCGATCGGACCAACCATTGTATCGCCCCACTCTCCTGATGAAAGAGTCAATATTCATTCCGTTGAAAAATATTGGCAGCTACTACTCTCAATTCTAAAATCAGCAGATCAATTAGTTTAG